The DNA region CGGTATAGACCAGCTTTTTACCGCCGCCCACTTTCGGCAGCTCCAGCGTGGTCTCCCCTGCGGCATTCAGCCCAAGAATGTGTGTCACCACTTTGGCCGCCTGCACTTTTTTCTCTTCAATCAGCTTGACCGCCGCGCGCATGTCGTCAGTATTCCCGCCCGAGGTGCCTACATAGTGGGTGAAGGCGTAATGTACGTCGTAGAAGTTGATCGGGGCGCTGAACTGCTTATCCTGCGGGCCGGCAAAGAAGTTCATGCAGCCGTCGGGGGCGAGCAGGGAAGAGGCCAGGGTAACCAGTTGTTCATTCGGCACGAAGACAAAAATATCATCAAAACCGTGACCACCACTCAGCGTCATCAGCGTGTCGTACGCCGCATCCTGCGCGTGCAGATAGTGGATCAGCGTCTGCGGCTCAGAAGGATAATGTTTACGGGCATAGCTCAGCTTGTCGTGGTTGGTATCGGTGACCACCAGTAGCGCCGGATTGACGGGACCATGCAGCGCGTAGTCGATCGCCAGCAGCCCCATCGGTCCCGTTCCGCCGAGGATCAGCGTGCGACCCTGCGGGCGAATCCCCATGTTGTGGTTATAGGTGCCTTCCTGCAGGTGATAGTTAGCGTTGAATGCGCCGATCACGCAGGAGAGCGGTTCGACCAACGATCCTTCAAAGTAGGTCTCGCCTTCGTAAGCCAGCAGACAGTCCTGCTCCATCACCACATTGGGGATCACGACGTGCGTGGCTTCGCCGCCCACCCACGGGAAGGAGTAGCCGGGGCAATCCGGGCGATCCGCCAGTTGCAGGTTCGCCTGAATCACATAGCGCTGGCCGGGCTGAAACTTGTGCTGCCACTTTTTCCCCACGGCAATAATATCGCCGCAGAACTCGTGGCCGATGATGATCGGGTGGGTCGCCACATCGTCTGGCACCTTTTTATGACTCTCACCCTGATTGGCCTCTTTCCAGGAAGAGAGGCACAGGCTGTCGGTGACCACCGTTGCCAGAATTTCATCGTCCTGCATCTCGGGAAGTTCAAACGTTTCCAGGCGCAGATCGCGTTTGCCATAAAGGCGCAGAGCTGTCGTTAACATATATACCACCTCATGTTGAGCGAGAGCCCCGGCTTATCACCGGGGCGAAAAAATCAGGACAGGAAGCCCAGTGCGTTACCGATAATCCCCAGACCAAACAGGGCGAAAATCAGCCATACTGGGTTAATTTTTTTGTTGAGCAAACGCACCATCAGCATCGTCAGGCCCAGCGCCAGCAGGCCGGGGCAGAGCTGGTCGAGGATATTTTGTACGGTCATCGTGACGGTGCCGCCGTCTGCGCCAGGGGTTTGCGATACCACCAGTGGCACGTTGATGCTGGTCCACTTGGTGACCAGTACCCCCATCACGAACAGGCCGAGAATCGATGCGCCTTCGGTCAGTTTTTGCAGCAGGTTACCGCCCATGTCGCTGACGATGTTGACCCCTTTGTTGAAGCCAATCTGCAAGCCGTACCACTTCATCGCCAGACGAACCGCGTTGAAAATAAAGAAGAACAGCAGCGGACCGAGCACATTGCCGGACAACGCCAGCGACGCGCCGAGCGCAGCGGTGATCGGTCGCAATGTGCCCCAGACCAGCGGGTCGCCAACGCCCGCCAGTGGGCCCATCAGGCCCACTTTGATGCCGTTGATGGCGCCATCGTCAATTTCCGCCCCATTTGCACGCGCCTCTTCCATGGCGGCGGTTACGCCAATCACCG from Citrobacter amalonaticus Y19 includes:
- the sorE gene encoding L-sorbose 1-phosphate reductase; this translates as MLTTALRLYGKRDLRLETFELPEMQDDEILATVVTDSLCLSSWKEANQGESHKKVPDDVATHPIIIGHEFCGDIIAVGKKWQHKFQPGQRYVIQANLQLADRPDCPGYSFPWVGGEATHVVIPNVVMEQDCLLAYEGETYFEGSLVEPLSCVIGAFNANYHLQEGTYNHNMGIRPQGRTLILGGTGPMGLLAIDYALHGPVNPALLVVTDTNHDKLSYARKHYPSEPQTLIHYLHAQDAAYDTLMTLSGGHGFDDIFVFVPNEQLVTLASSLLAPDGCMNFFAGPQDKQFSAPINFYDVHYAFTHYVGTSGGNTDDMRAAVKLIEEKKVQAAKVVTHILGLNAAGETTLELPKVGGGKKLVYTGKALPLTALNQIDDPALCAILERHHGIWSKEAEQYLLSHAEEI
- a CDS encoding PTS system mannose/fructose/sorbose family transporter subunit IID yields the protein MEQKKLTKSDLFSMFVRSNLQQASFNFERIHGLGFCYDMIPAIKRLYPLKEDQVAALKRHLVFFNTTPAVCGPVIGVTAAMEEARANGAEIDDGAINGIKVGLMGPLAGVGDPLVWGTLRPITAALGASLALSGNVLGPLLFFFIFNAVRLAMKWYGLQIGFNKGVNIVSDMGGNLLQKLTEGASILGLFVMGVLVTKWTSINVPLVVSQTPGADGGTVTMTVQNILDQLCPGLLALGLTMLMVRLLNKKINPVWLIFALFGLGIIGNALGFLS